A stretch of Neisseria subflava DNA encodes these proteins:
- the ftsY gene encoding signal recognition particle-docking protein FtsY, whose product MFSFFRRKKKQETPAPEEAQVQETAAKVESEVAQVVENIKEDAESLAESVKGHVESVVESAVETASETVEQVREALTETPSETVEKVEEHVEAAKEAAVETVSEAVEQVQETVVEIPSEVAEAAEEMAEQTEAVKEAAVETLSEAVEQVQETVAEMPSEVAEAAEEVAEQAEAVKEEVVEAVSEAVEQVQEAVAETSAEAPAPVEEYKLSWAARLKQGLTKSRDKMAKSLAGVFGGGQIDEDLYEELETVLITSDMGMEATEYLMKDVRDRVSLKGLKDGNELRGALKDALYDLIKPLEKPLVLPETKEPFVIMLAGINGAGKTTSIGKLAKYFQAQGKSVLLAAGDTFRAAAREQLQAWGERNNVTVISQTTGDSAAVCFDAVQAAKARGIDIVLADTAGRLPTQLHLMEEIKKVKRVLQKAMPDAPHEIIVVLDANIGQNAVNQVKAFDEALGLTGLIVTKLDGTAKGGILAALASDRPVPVRYIGVGEGIDDLRPFNAKAFVDALLD is encoded by the coding sequence ATGTTCAGCTTCTTCCGTCGCAAGAAAAAACAGGAAACTCCGGCTCCTGAGGAGGCTCAAGTTCAGGAAACCGCAGCAAAAGTAGAATCTGAAGTTGCTCAAGTAGTTGAAAATATTAAAGAAGATGCCGAATCTTTAGCAGAAAGCGTCAAAGGGCATGTTGAATCAGTTGTCGAATCGGCTGTTGAAACTGCCAGTGAAACCGTCGAACAGGTTCGGGAAGCTTTAACCGAAACGCCGTCTGAAACAGTTGAGAAAGTAGAAGAACACGTTGAAGCGGCAAAAGAAGCGGCCGTTGAAACCGTCAGCGAGGCTGTTGAACAGGTTCAAGAAACCGTTGTCGAGATACCGTCTGAAGTAGCTGAGGCTGCTGAAGAAATGGCAGAACAGACTGAAGCCGTAAAAGAAGCAGCTGTTGAAACCCTCAGCGAGGCTGTGGAACAGGTTCAAGAAACCGTTGCCGAAATGCCGTCTGAAGTGGCCGAGGCTGCTGAGGAAGTAGCAGAACAAGCCGAAGCGGTCAAAGAAGAAGTTGTTGAAGCAGTTAGCGAAGCTGTCGAGCAAGTTCAAGAAGCCGTTGCGGAAACATCGGCTGAAGCCCCTGCTCCGGTAGAAGAATACAAGCTCAGTTGGGCCGCGCGTTTGAAACAAGGCTTGACCAAATCACGCGATAAAATGGCAAAATCGTTGGCAGGCGTGTTCGGCGGCGGGCAAATCGATGAGGATTTGTACGAAGAGCTGGAGACCGTGCTGATTACCAGCGATATGGGCATGGAAGCCACCGAATACTTGATGAAAGACGTGCGCGACCGTGTCAGCCTCAAAGGCCTCAAAGACGGCAACGAATTGCGCGGTGCGCTGAAAGATGCGCTGTATGACTTGATTAAGCCGTTGGAAAAACCGCTGGTCTTGCCCGAAACGAAAGAGCCGTTCGTCATCATGCTTGCGGGCATCAACGGCGCGGGCAAAACCACATCTATCGGCAAATTGGCCAAATACTTCCAAGCACAGGGTAAATCTGTATTGCTGGCAGCAGGCGATACTTTCCGTGCCGCCGCGCGTGAGCAGCTTCAAGCTTGGGGCGAACGCAACAATGTGACCGTGATTTCGCAAACTACGGGCGATTCCGCAGCCGTTTGCTTCGATGCCGTCCAAGCTGCAAAAGCGCGCGGGATCGACATCGTGCTTGCCGATACTGCCGGCCGTCTGCCGACGCAGCTTCATTTGATGGAAGAAATCAAAAAAGTGAAGCGCGTGTTGCAAAAAGCCATGCCTGATGCGCCACATGAAATCATCGTCGTGCTTGATGCCAACATCGGTCAAAACGCCGTCAACCAAGTGAAAGCCTTTGACGAAGCGCTGGGTCTGACCGGCCTTATCGTCACCAAGCTAGACGGTACGGCTAAAGGCGGTATCCTTGCCGCCCTTGCCTCTGACCGTCCAGTTCCTGTCCGCTATATCGGCGTAGGCGAAGGTATCGACGATTTGCGTCCGTTTAATGCCAAAGCGTTCGTAGATGCCCTATTGGATTAA
- a CDS encoding polyprenyl synthetase family protein: protein MNPANELKTWQQKAQAQTELLLAHFLPSESQVPHTLHEAMRYVTLGGGKRLRPLLVLAASELGEANQNAVEQAMAAIEMVHVYSLVHDDMPAMDNDSLRRGKPTCHVQYDEATALLVGDALQTQAFDVLSRPTGLPAERQLAMLSTLAQASGSLGMAGGQAIDLANVGKAMNQAELEQMHSLKTGALIRAAVALGALSCPDLTPAQIQTLDHYAAKLGLAFQVIDDVLDCEADTATLGKTAGKDSDNDKPTYVKLMGLHAARTYAETLIAEAVALIEPFGDKALRLRQLAEFVTARKN from the coding sequence TTGAACCCGGCGAATGAACTCAAAACATGGCAGCAAAAAGCCCAAGCACAAACCGAATTGCTGCTGGCGCATTTTTTGCCGTCTGAAAGCCAAGTGCCGCACACGCTGCACGAAGCCATGCGTTACGTTACCCTCGGCGGCGGCAAACGGCTGCGCCCGCTCTTGGTGCTTGCCGCGTCCGAATTGGGTGAAGCAAACCAAAATGCCGTCGAGCAAGCCATGGCGGCCATCGAAATGGTACACGTCTATTCGTTGGTTCACGACGATATGCCGGCGATGGACAACGACAGCCTGCGCCGCGGCAAACCGACCTGCCATGTGCAATACGATGAAGCAACCGCCCTTTTGGTCGGCGATGCGCTGCAAACCCAAGCCTTTGATGTACTGAGCCGTCCGACAGGCCTGCCTGCCGAACGCCAGCTTGCCATGTTGTCCACGCTGGCCCAGGCATCCGGCAGCCTCGGCATGGCGGGCGGACAAGCCATCGACCTTGCCAATGTCGGCAAAGCCATGAATCAGGCTGAGTTGGAACAGATGCACAGCCTCAAAACCGGCGCGCTCATCCGCGCGGCCGTGGCCTTAGGCGCACTTTCCTGCCCAGACTTAACACCGGCGCAAATCCAAACCTTAGACCACTACGCCGCCAAATTGGGCCTGGCTTTCCAAGTGATCGACGATGTATTGGACTGCGAAGCCGATACCGCTACCTTGGGCAAAACCGCCGGTAAAGACTCGGACAACGACAAACCAACCTACGTCAAACTGATGGGCCTGCACGCCGCGCGTACTTACGCAGAAACGCTGATTGCAGAAGCCGTTGCCCTGATTGAGCCATTCGGCGACAAAGCCCTGCGCCTGCGCCAACTGGCCGAGTTTGTTACCGCACGGAAAAACTAA
- a CDS encoding exodeoxyribonuclease VII small subunit, translated as MKKNAPQSFEEALSRLETLTQAMQSSEMPLEDALAVYQEGNELVRYCQTKLAEVEQKLQVLDAGELKELNLEPGE; from the coding sequence ATGAAAAAAAACGCCCCCCAATCCTTTGAAGAAGCCTTATCCCGCCTCGAAACCCTGACCCAGGCTATGCAAAGCAGCGAAATGCCGCTGGAAGACGCTTTGGCCGTCTATCAGGAAGGCAACGAATTGGTCAGATACTGCCAAACCAAATTAGCGGAAGTCGAGCAGAAACTGCAAGTATTGGATGCCGGCGAACTGAAGGAGTTGAACCTTGAACCCGGCGAATGA
- a CDS encoding ribonuclease catalytic domain-containing protein, producing MNIFYEESGQFKVASIVQKNDATYQVDTQHGKRTKVKANNVFAEFDGDMAAFLENAQAQAADIDTDLLWEVCGEEEFTAEAIAEEYYGHAPTKTELAATLIALYAAPMYFYKKAKGVFKAAPEETLKQALAAIERKKQQDAQIDAWAEALKRGEMPSEIAADLKTILHAPDKQSLTYKAFTKAADELKISAYELAKKTGGITSIPQYLQDGFEIKYFPKGTGFPDLPLPEMPDLPKADVTAFSIDDESTTEVDDALSLTDLGNGMKRVGIHIATPSLAIKQGDKMEKNIMERLSTVYFPGGKITMLPENWIAAFSLDAGAYRPSISIYFNVDSEFNVGAPTCKIEAVNIAENLRIQTIEPHFNTETGLDEAGEMMFAHHQDLIWFYQFAIALQKARGKYEPDRAPQYDYSIELDEEGNVSVVRRERGSPIDTLVSEMMILANSTWAQMLDENELPGLFRVQPAGKVRMSTKSEPHIGMGVQHYGWFTSPLRRAADYINQKQLISLIDDTAEPLYQNSDAELFAALRDFDAAYTAYADFQRQMEAYWSLVYLQQQGTSELTATILKEDLVRIEGLPLVTRATGIPFDALPKSQALFKITELDAEKQFIALNYQKAVLPG from the coding sequence ATGAATATCTTTTACGAAGAGTCCGGCCAATTCAAAGTTGCCTCCATCGTCCAAAAAAACGACGCCACCTACCAAGTCGATACCCAACACGGCAAACGCACCAAAGTGAAGGCAAACAATGTCTTTGCCGAGTTTGACGGCGATATGGCGGCGTTTTTGGAGAACGCGCAGGCACAGGCGGCGGACATCGACACCGATTTATTGTGGGAAGTATGCGGCGAAGAGGAATTTACCGCCGAAGCCATCGCCGAAGAATATTACGGCCATGCACCGACCAAAACCGAGCTGGCGGCGACTTTGATTGCGCTTTACGCCGCGCCGATGTATTTCTACAAAAAAGCCAAAGGCGTGTTCAAAGCCGCGCCGGAAGAAACCTTAAAACAAGCGCTTGCCGCCATCGAACGCAAAAAACAGCAAGACGCGCAAATCGACGCTTGGGCGGAAGCCTTGAAACGCGGCGAGATGCCGTCTGAAATCGCGGCGGATTTGAAAACCATCTTACACGCGCCCGACAAGCAGTCGCTGACCTACAAAGCCTTTACCAAAGCCGCCGACGAGCTGAAAATCTCAGCCTACGAACTGGCGAAAAAAACGGGCGGCATTACGTCCATTCCCCAATACCTGCAAGACGGGTTTGAAATCAAATATTTCCCCAAAGGAACAGGCTTCCCCGACCTTCCGCTTCCTGAAATGCCCGACTTGCCCAAGGCTGACGTTACCGCCTTTTCCATTGACGACGAATCGACCACCGAAGTGGACGACGCTTTAAGCCTGACCGACTTGGGCAATGGCATGAAACGCGTCGGCATCCACATTGCCACGCCGTCGCTTGCCATTAAACAAGGCGACAAAATGGAAAAAAACATCATGGAACGCTTGAGCACGGTTTATTTCCCCGGCGGCAAAATCACTATGTTGCCCGAAAACTGGATTGCCGCGTTCAGCCTTGATGCAGGCGCATACCGCCCTTCCATCAGCATTTATTTCAATGTGGACAGCGAGTTCAACGTCGGCGCACCAACCTGCAAAATCGAAGCGGTCAACATCGCCGAAAACCTGCGCATTCAAACCATCGAGCCGCATTTCAATACCGAAACCGGCTTGGACGAAGCGGGCGAAATGATGTTCGCCCACCATCAAGACCTGATTTGGTTTTATCAATTTGCCATCGCCCTGCAAAAAGCGCGCGGCAAATACGAGCCCGACCGTGCGCCGCAATACGATTACAGCATCGAATTGGATGAAGAAGGCAACGTATCCGTCGTCCGCCGCGAACGCGGTTCGCCCATCGATACGCTGGTCAGCGAGATGATGATTCTTGCCAACAGCACTTGGGCGCAAATGCTGGATGAAAACGAGCTGCCCGGTCTTTTCCGCGTCCAACCGGCAGGCAAAGTGCGCATGAGCACCAAATCCGAGCCGCACATCGGCATGGGCGTGCAGCATTATGGCTGGTTTACCTCGCCGCTGCGCCGCGCCGCCGACTACATCAACCAAAAGCAGCTAATCAGCCTGATCGACGACACGGCCGAGCCGCTGTATCAAAACAGCGATGCCGAGCTTTTCGCCGCACTGCGCGACTTTGATGCCGCCTATACAGCCTATGCCGACTTCCAACGCCAGATGGAAGCCTACTGGAGCCTCGTCTATCTGCAACAGCAAGGCACGAGCGAGCTGACGGCCACCATCCTCAAAGAAGACCTCGTCCGCATTGAAGGCCTGCCGCTGGTAACGCGCGCGACCGGTATTCCGTTTGACGCGCTGCCCAAATCGCAGGCATTGTTCAAAATCACTGAATTGGATGCCGAGAAGCAGTTTATCGCGCTCAACTATCAAAAAGCCGTTTTACCGGGCTGA
- a CDS encoding patatin-like phospholipase family protein, with protein MNKLFSTFKTFLAASSVLVLAACPSGNASQSKPSTQGQNTVSHTAPKPKATVALALGGGASKGFAHIGIIKVLKENNIPVKIVTGTSAGSIVGSMYASGMSPDRLELEAEILGKTDLVDLTLSTSGFIKGEKLQNYINRKVGNRPMQQFPIKFAAVATDFESGKPVVFNVGNAGQAVRASASIPNVFQPVVIGNRKYVDGGLSQPVPVSAAKKLGANFIIAVDISARPAKNVSQGMFSYLDQTFNVMSQTALRQELGQANVVIKPQVLELGSVGGFDQKQRAIQLGEQAARAALPEIKRKLAAYQY; from the coding sequence ATGAATAAACTTTTTTCCACATTCAAAACGTTTTTAGCCGCTTCGTCCGTCTTGGTATTGGCTGCCTGTCCGAGCGGCAACGCGTCTCAATCCAAACCTTCTACGCAGGGTCAAAATACGGTTTCACATACTGCACCCAAACCGAAAGCCACGGTTGCACTGGCTTTGGGCGGCGGTGCGTCCAAAGGCTTTGCCCATATCGGTATTATTAAGGTTTTGAAAGAAAACAATATTCCGGTCAAAATCGTTACCGGTACATCCGCTGGCTCGATTGTCGGCAGTATGTACGCTTCGGGAATGTCGCCCGACCGCCTCGAATTGGAAGCGGAAATTTTGGGTAAAACCGATTTGGTGGATTTGACCTTGTCCACCAGCGGCTTCATCAAAGGCGAAAAACTGCAAAACTACATCAATCGCAAAGTCGGCAACCGCCCGATGCAGCAGTTCCCCATCAAATTTGCCGCCGTTGCGACCGATTTTGAAAGTGGCAAACCGGTGGTGTTCAACGTCGGCAATGCCGGACAGGCCGTCCGTGCTTCCGCTTCGATTCCGAACGTGTTCCAGCCTGTCGTCATCGGCAACCGCAAATATGTAGACGGCGGCCTGTCGCAGCCCGTACCGGTCAGCGCGGCGAAAAAACTGGGTGCAAACTTCATCATTGCCGTCGATATTTCCGCCCGTCCGGCCAAAAATGTCAGCCAAGGCATGTTCTCCTATCTTGACCAAACCTTCAACGTAATGAGTCAAACTGCGTTGCGCCAAGAATTGGGCCAAGCCAATGTGGTCATCAAACCGCAGGTTTTGGAGCTGGGTTCGGTTGGTGGCTTCGACCAAAAACAACGCGCCATCCAATTGGGCGAACAGGCTGCACGCGCCGCCCTGCCTGAAATCAAACGCAAACTGGCGGCATATCAGTATTAA
- a CDS encoding tellurite resistance TerB family protein: MDFSQLLNQVLGAAQKGGKAVADSPLNSFGGGALTGALASMLLKKKNTKKLVKAGSVAALGFLAYKGYQNWKQNRQQEELPQSAFQPAGLIGENHSRVILQTMIAAAASDGLIDDAERAAIERESGSDAETAAWLQAEYAQPASIEQIAASVGSDEALAAETYLAARLVCADLSRKEIVFLSRLSQALNLDDQLVESLEKQLELA, encoded by the coding sequence ATGGATTTCAGTCAGTTGCTCAATCAGGTTTTGGGTGCGGCTCAAAAAGGCGGCAAAGCGGTGGCAGACAGCCCGCTCAATTCTTTCGGCGGCGGCGCACTGACGGGTGCTTTGGCATCAATGCTGTTGAAAAAGAAAAATACGAAGAAGCTGGTCAAGGCCGGTTCAGTCGCTGCTTTGGGTTTTCTGGCTTATAAAGGCTATCAAAACTGGAAACAAAACCGCCAACAGGAAGAATTGCCGCAAAGTGCGTTCCAACCTGCCGGTCTGATTGGTGAAAACCACAGCCGTGTGATTTTGCAAACGATGATTGCGGCGGCGGCTTCAGACGGCCTGATTGACGATGCGGAACGCGCGGCGATCGAGCGTGAAAGCGGCAGCGATGCGGAAACGGCGGCATGGTTGCAGGCGGAATATGCGCAACCGGCCTCTATCGAGCAAATTGCCGCTTCTGTCGGCAGCGACGAGGCTTTGGCAGCCGAAACTTATCTGGCGGCCAGATTGGTCTGCGCGGACTTATCGCGCAAGGAAATCGTGTTCCTGAGCCGTTTGTCCCAAGCTTTGAATTTGGACGACCAACTGGTCGAAAGCTTGGAAAAACAGCTCGAATTGGCTTAA
- the rsgA gene encoding ribosome small subunit-dependent GTPase A, with protein MTDTAQIITSYGRRYIVRTPDGQTYDATTRKKRVDFACGDQVRISPINGEQVVIEDYLPRESLLYRQDAWKTKLIAANVTQLLIVTAASPSPSEALLQRALLAAEAAGINAVIVLNKTDLPETAQWREKLKFYETLGYSVVETNALENADILRPILEGQTNILLGQSGMGKSTLTNALLGNQAARTGDISTALDSGKHTTTHAQLYDLNAETRLIDSPGLQEFGLHHLQAADLLQYFPDLRHLIGQCRFHNCTHRAEPGCTVKAAAESGEAKPERIEFLQRVTDELLR; from the coding sequence ATGACCGATACCGCCCAAATCATTACCAGCTATGGCCGCCGCTATATTGTCCGCACCCCTGACGGCCAAACATATGACGCCACCACCCGCAAAAAACGCGTCGATTTCGCCTGCGGCGACCAAGTCCGCATCAGCCCCATCAACGGCGAACAAGTTGTGATTGAAGACTATCTTCCGCGCGAAAGCCTGCTCTACCGCCAAGACGCGTGGAAAACCAAACTGATTGCCGCCAACGTTACCCAACTGCTCATCGTAACCGCCGCCAGCCCCTCACCCAGCGAAGCCCTGTTGCAACGCGCCCTCCTCGCAGCCGAAGCGGCCGGCATTAACGCCGTCATCGTCCTCAACAAAACCGACCTCCCCGAAACCGCCCAATGGCGCGAGAAACTCAAATTCTACGAAACCCTCGGCTATTCCGTGGTCGAGACCAACGCATTGGAGAACGCCGACATCCTGCGTCCCATTTTAGAAGGGCAAACCAACATCCTGCTCGGACAAAGCGGTATGGGCAAGTCCACCCTGACTAATGCCCTACTCGGCAACCAAGCTGCCCGAACCGGTGACATTTCCACTGCGCTCGACTCCGGCAAACACACCACCACCCACGCCCAACTATACGATTTAAACGCAGAAACCCGACTCATCGACTCCCCCGGCCTGCAAGAATTCGGCCTGCACCATCTCCAAGCCGCCGATTTATTACAATACTTTCCCGACCTGCGCCACCTCATCGGCCAGTGCCGTTTCCACAACTGCACCCACCGCGCCGAACCCGGCTGCACCGTCAAAGCCGCTGCCGAATCCGGCGAAGCCAAACCCGAGCGCATCGAATTTCTGCAACGCGTTACCGATGAATTGTTGAGATAA
- the metG gene encoding methionine--tRNA ligase, translated as MTRKILVTSALPYANGSIHLGHMVEHIQTDVWVRFQKLRGHECYYCCADDTHGTPVMLAAQKQGIAPEDMIAKVREEHLADFTGFNIGYDNYYSTHSPENKQFSQDIYRALKANGKIESRVIEQLFDPEKQMFLPDRFVKGECPKCHAQDQYGDNCEVCGTTYSPTELINPYSAVSGAKPELRESEHFFFKLGECADFLKAWTSGNNPHDGKPHLQPEALNKMKEWLGEGEETTLSDWDISRDAPYFGFEIPDAPGKYFYVWLDAPVGYMASFKNLCDRIGIDFDEYFKADSQTEMYHFIGKDILYFHALFWPAMLHFSGHRAPTGVYAHGFLTVDGQKMSKSRGTFITAKSYLEQGLNPEWMRYYIAAKLNSKIEDIDLNLQDFISRVNSDLVGKYVNIAARASGFIAKRFEGRLKDVADSELLAKLVAQSEAIAECYESREYAKALRDIMALADIVNEYVDANKPWELNKFLESPKYKWRFTKEVNAKLADLPELNDALFTKPIIIKNDLDDLNKFINSLPKNKKDTFQKEKETFSLENYKKVKELILGYSQEKGRKILEDYNNDPNSSSYPLSLEEIQSENLADTITNLWINIKVLDAFNVLDDLLHEVCSELINAFTMLTAYLAPVLPKVAENAAKFLNLEAITWANTRETLGEHAINKYEHLMQRVEQKQVDDLIEANKQSIAAAAAPAAEESKYEKVAEQASFDDFMKIDMRVAKVLNCEAVEGSTKLLKFDLDFGFEKRIIFSGIAASYPNPAELNGRMVIAVANFAPRKMAKFGVSEGMILSAATAEGKLKLLDVDAGAQPGDKVG; from the coding sequence ATGACACGCAAAATCCTTGTCACTTCCGCGCTGCCGTATGCCAACGGCAGCATCCACCTCGGCCACATGGTCGAACACATCCAAACCGACGTTTGGGTGCGCTTCCAAAAACTGCGCGGCCATGAATGCTACTACTGCTGCGCCGACGACACCCACGGCACGCCCGTGATGCTTGCCGCGCAAAAACAAGGCATCGCGCCTGAAGACATGATTGCCAAAGTACGCGAAGAGCACCTCGCCGACTTTACCGGTTTCAACATCGGCTACGACAATTATTACAGCACCCATTCCCCTGAAAACAAACAGTTTTCCCAAGACATTTACCGCGCGCTGAAAGCCAACGGCAAAATCGAAAGCCGCGTCATCGAGCAGCTTTTCGACCCTGAAAAACAAATGTTCCTGCCCGACCGCTTCGTCAAAGGCGAATGCCCCAAATGCCACGCCCAAGACCAATACGGCGACAACTGCGAAGTCTGCGGCACGACCTATTCCCCGACCGAACTGATCAACCCGTATTCCGCCGTATCCGGTGCCAAACCCGAATTGCGCGAATCCGAACACTTCTTCTTCAAACTCGGCGAATGCGCCGACTTCCTCAAAGCATGGACTTCCGGCAACAATCCGCACGACGGCAAACCCCATCTGCAACCCGAAGCCCTCAACAAAATGAAAGAATGGCTGGGCGAAGGCGAAGAAACCACCCTGTCCGACTGGGACATCTCCCGCGACGCGCCGTATTTCGGTTTTGAAATCCCCGACGCGCCGGGCAAATACTTCTACGTCTGGCTGGACGCGCCCGTCGGCTACATGGCCTCGTTTAAAAACCTGTGCGACCGCATCGGCATCGATTTTGACGAATACTTCAAAGCCGACAGCCAAACCGAGATGTACCACTTCATCGGCAAAGACATCCTCTATTTCCACGCCCTGTTCTGGCCCGCCATGCTGCATTTCTCCGGCCACCGTGCCCCGACCGGCGTGTACGCACACGGCTTTTTGACTGTGGACGGACAAAAAATGTCCAAATCGCGCGGCACCTTCATCACTGCCAAATCCTATCTGGAACAAGGCCTGAACCCCGAGTGGATGCGCTACTACATCGCCGCCAAACTCAACAGCAAAATCGAAGACATCGATTTGAACCTGCAAGACTTTATCTCGCGCGTCAACAGCGACCTTGTCGGCAAATACGTCAACATCGCCGCCCGCGCCTCAGGTTTCATCGCCAAACGCTTTGAAGGCCGTCTGAAAGATGTTGCTGACAGCGAATTGCTGGCAAAACTTGTCGCACAAAGCGAAGCCATTGCCGAATGCTACGAAAGCCGCGAATACGCCAAAGCCCTGCGCGACATCATGGCATTGGCAGACATTGTCAACGAATACGTTGATGCCAACAAACCTTGGGAGCTGAACAAATTTCTGGAATCTCCGAAATACAAATGGAGATTTACTAAGGAAGTTAATGCTAAATTAGCAGACTTACCTGAATTGAATGATGCACTTTTTACCAAACCAATCATTATTAAAAATGATTTAGATGATTTAAATAAATTTATTAATTCTCTTCCTAAAAATAAAAAAGATACTTTCCAAAAAGAAAAAGAAACTTTCTCATTGGAAAACTATAAAAAAGTTAAAGAATTAATTCTAGGGTATTCACAAGAGAAAGGAAGAAAAATTCTCGAGGATTATAATAACGATCCTAACTCTAGTTCGTATCCTCTTAGTTTGGAGGAAATTCAATCTGAAAATTTAGCAGATACCATTACTAACTTATGGATTAATATTAAGGTTCTTGATGCGTTTAACGTATTAGATGATTTGTTGCACGAAGTATGCAGCGAGCTCATCAACGCCTTTACCATGTTGACCGCCTACCTCGCCCCCGTATTGCCGAAAGTGGCCGAAAACGCCGCCAAATTCCTGAATTTGGAAGCCATCACTTGGGCAAATACACGAGAAACCTTGGGCGAACACGCCATCAACAAATACGAACATCTCATGCAACGAGTGGAGCAAAAACAAGTGGACGATTTAATCGAAGCCAACAAACAAAGCATCGCCGCCGCAGCCGCGCCTGCCGCAGAAGAGAGCAAATACGAAAAAGTCGCCGAACAGGCCAGCTTCGACGACTTCATGAAAATCGACATGCGCGTCGCCAAAGTATTGAACTGCGAAGCCGTCGAAGGCAGCACCAAACTTTTGAAATTCGACCTCGATTTCGGTTTTGAAAAACGCATCATCTTCTCCGGCATCGCCGCATCTTACCCAAATCCTGCCGAATTGAACGGTCGCATGGTCATTGCCGTCGCCAACTTCGCCCCGCGCAAAATGGCAAAATTCGGCGTATCCGAAGGCATGATCCTCTCCGCCGCCACGGCAGAGGGCAAACTGAAGCTGCTTGATGTCGATGCAGGCGCACAGCCCGGGGATAAAGTGGGCTAA
- a CDS encoding lipase family protein: MRALNSQDFALLSDHIYGKKDENGEKKLVFDNEKNKEITLNGIKYAVERISDNPKNGYFGAIYRRLDTNELVVVHRGTEFETRQDREADMRMVKDHTNPQYNDAKLLTQEAEKLKNGKYKNASIYQTGHSLGGALAQLCGNRYGHRTETFNAFGAAGLKEALPINPLADRLIINHRMGGDYVSSASNHLGRSILYTTKNEVDNLRKDGFSTQDPSDDKFLANAGFRMPSSWGNWGSASDLYTSHAVSNFTHEHGLSVLSPKSPAHKLAENNMAMIGRFNNYVKEEIRKSPDKFEKYINLADRFIAENQPQYSNPYEQQDRPQYAFLDLQINASKLQNFSPENQKFFNTAMVHLTTYHKTNNLPIDEKKLQNSAMALTALAQSKNITDLTLFSVKNDQYLIGNRNPTLNLASMDIGLSASIPVEKSFNQIQQTAQLSEYEEQQKQLAQSQSRGMSIG; the protein is encoded by the coding sequence ATGAGAGCATTGAATAGTCAGGATTTTGCCCTGCTGTCTGATCACATTTATGGGAAGAAAGATGAAAACGGCGAAAAAAAACTGGTTTTTGATAACGAAAAAAATAAAGAAATAACTTTAAACGGTATTAAATATGCTGTTGAAAGAATCAGCGACAATCCCAAAAATGGTTATTTTGGTGCCATTTACCGTCGCTTAGATACCAACGAGTTAGTAGTCGTCCACAGAGGTACAGAGTTTGAAACACGCCAAGACCGAGAAGCCGATATGCGCATGGTCAAAGATCATACTAACCCGCAATATAACGATGCAAAATTATTGACACAAGAAGCCGAAAAATTAAAAAACGGAAAATATAAGAATGCCTCAATCTATCAAACAGGTCATTCACTAGGAGGAGCTCTTGCCCAACTATGTGGTAATCGTTATGGCCACCGTACCGAAACTTTCAATGCCTTTGGTGCAGCAGGCTTGAAAGAAGCCCTTCCAATCAACCCTTTAGCAGACAGATTAATCATCAATCACCGCATGGGTGGAGACTATGTTTCATCGGCAAGCAATCATTTAGGCAGAAGTATTTTGTATACTACAAAAAACGAAGTAGATAATCTGCGTAAAGACGGCTTTAGCACACAAGATCCGTCAGATGACAAATTTTTGGCCAATGCAGGTTTCAGAATGCCTTCAAGTTGGGGTAATTGGGGCAGTGCATCAGATTTATATACTTCTCATGCTGTTAGCAATTTTACGCACGAACATGGTTTGTCTGTTTTATCCCCAAAATCCCCTGCTCATAAACTAGCTGAAAATAATATGGCAATGATTGGGCGGTTTAACAATTATGTAAAAGAAGAAATTCGCAAATCCCCTGATAAATTTGAAAAATATATCAATCTTGCAGACCGTTTTATTGCAGAAAACCAACCGCAGTATTCAAATCCATATGAACAACAGGATCGTCCTCAATACGCCTTTTTAGATCTGCAAATAAATGCTAGCAAACTACAAAACTTTTCCCCTGAAAATCAAAAGTTCTTCAATACTGCAATGGTGCACCTAACGACGTATCATAAGACAAACAATCTGCCTATTGATGAGAAAAAGCTGCAAAATTCCGCGATGGCACTTACCGCCTTGGCTCAGTCAAAAAATATCACTGATCTTACTTTATTTAGTGTAAAAAACGACCAGTATCTAATCGGGAACCGAAATCCTACATTAAATCTTGCCTCTATGGATATAGGACTATCTGCATCTATTCCCGTGGAAAAGAGCTTTAATCAAATTCAGCAAACGGCACAACTCTCTGAATATGAAGAGCAACAGAAACAATTAGCGCAATCTCAATCGCGCGGGATGAGTATTGGGTAA